The following proteins are encoded in a genomic region of Dioscorea cayenensis subsp. rotundata cultivar TDr96_F1 chromosome 8, TDr96_F1_v2_PseudoChromosome.rev07_lg8_w22 25.fasta, whole genome shotgun sequence:
- the LOC120266696 gene encoding uncharacterized protein LOC120266696 isoform X4 has translation MGGIKPLLPPLKVFFPVIGSKCPRSPPVAIIAYIKTSECRHLLTCKRCGGARHKATTYRVELPSPQGADKHDQSNCEHPRSCNLLQLCDIYIYITVNFIASFSLSLTSCGVCGKDVNLVECSSRSICGRVLKSGQKSTWFYPSKRHKE, from the exons ATGGGAGGGATAAAGCCACTCCTCCCCCCCCTCAAGGTTTTTTTTCCCGTGATTGGCAGCAAATGTCCTCGTTCTCCTCCGGTTGCAATCATTGCCTACATTAAAACCTCTGAGTGTCGCCATCTTCTTACATGCAAACGTTGCGGAGGTGCTAGGCACAAGGCAACAACCTACAGAGTGGAACTCCCTTCGCCCCAAGGCGCAGACAAGCATGACCAAAG CAACTGTGAGCACCCACGTTCTTGCAACCTCCTGCAgttatgtgatatatatatatatataacagtgaACTTCATAGCCTCTTTCTCCCTCTCGTTGACCAGCTGTGGGGTGTGTGGCAAGGACGTCAACCTTGTCGAGTGCTCGTCTAGGAGTATTTGTGGCag ggttttgaagagTGGTCAGAAGAGTACCTGGTTTTATCCTTCAAAAAGGCATAAG gagtga
- the LOC120266696 gene encoding uncharacterized protein LOC120266696 isoform X2 translates to MGGIKPLLPPLKVFFPVIGSKCPRSPPVAIIAYIKTSECRHLLTCKRCGGARHKATTYRVELPSPQGADKHDQSNCEHPRSCNLLQLCDIYIYITVNFIASFSLSLTSCGVCGKDVNLVECSSRSICGRVLKSGQKSTWFYPSKRHKIRSECVVDSLA, encoded by the exons ATGGGAGGGATAAAGCCACTCCTCCCCCCCCTCAAGGTTTTTTTTCCCGTGATTGGCAGCAAATGTCCTCGTTCTCCTCCGGTTGCAATCATTGCCTACATTAAAACCTCTGAGTGTCGCCATCTTCTTACATGCAAACGTTGCGGAGGTGCTAGGCACAAGGCAACAACCTACAGAGTGGAACTCCCTTCGCCCCAAGGCGCAGACAAGCATGACCAAAG CAACTGTGAGCACCCACGTTCTTGCAACCTCCTGCAgttatgtgatatatatatatatataacagtgaACTTCATAGCCTCTTTCTCCCTCTCGTTGACCAGCTGTGGGGTGTGTGGCAAGGACGTCAACCTTGTCGAGTGCTCGTCTAGGAGTATTTGTGGCag ggttttgaagagTGGTCAGAAGAGTACCTGGTTTTATCCTTCAAAAAGGCATAAG atcaggagtgaGTGTGTGGTGGATAGCTTAGCGTAG
- the LOC120266696 gene encoding uncharacterized protein LOC120266696 isoform X1 — protein sequence MGGIKPLLPPLKVFFPVIGSKCPRSPPVAIIAYIKTSECRHLLTCKRCGGARHKATTYRVELPSPQGADKHDQSNCEHPRSCNLLQLCDIYIYITVNFIASFSLSLTSCGVCGKDVNLVECSSRSICGRVLKSGQKSTWFYPSKRHKGLCLNFDFSVQVDSITWGFFQIRSECVVDSLA from the exons ATGGGAGGGATAAAGCCACTCCTCCCCCCCCTCAAGGTTTTTTTTCCCGTGATTGGCAGCAAATGTCCTCGTTCTCCTCCGGTTGCAATCATTGCCTACATTAAAACCTCTGAGTGTCGCCATCTTCTTACATGCAAACGTTGCGGAGGTGCTAGGCACAAGGCAACAACCTACAGAGTGGAACTCCCTTCGCCCCAAGGCGCAGACAAGCATGACCAAAG CAACTGTGAGCACCCACGTTCTTGCAACCTCCTGCAgttatgtgatatatatatatatataacagtgaACTTCATAGCCTCTTTCTCCCTCTCGTTGACCAGCTGTGGGGTGTGTGGCAAGGACGTCAACCTTGTCGAGTGCTCGTCTAGGAGTATTTGTGGCag ggttttgaagagTGGTCAGAAGAGTACCTGGTTTTATCCTTCAAAAAGGCATAAG GGCCtttgtttgaattttgattttagtGTCCAAGTGGATTCTATAACTTGGGGATTTTtccag atcaggagtgaGTGTGTGGTGGATAGCTTAGCGTAG
- the LOC120266696 gene encoding uncharacterized protein LOC120266696 isoform X3, which produces MGGIKPLLPPLKVFFPVIGSKCPRSPPVAIIAYIKTSECRHLLTCKRCGGARHKATTYRVELPSPQGADKHDQSNCEHPRSCNLLQLCDIYIYITVNFIASFSLSLTSCGVCGKDVNLVECSSRSICGRVLKSGQKSTWFYPSKRHKLLTQKGKT; this is translated from the exons ATGGGAGGGATAAAGCCACTCCTCCCCCCCCTCAAGGTTTTTTTTCCCGTGATTGGCAGCAAATGTCCTCGTTCTCCTCCGGTTGCAATCATTGCCTACATTAAAACCTCTGAGTGTCGCCATCTTCTTACATGCAAACGTTGCGGAGGTGCTAGGCACAAGGCAACAACCTACAGAGTGGAACTCCCTTCGCCCCAAGGCGCAGACAAGCATGACCAAAG CAACTGTGAGCACCCACGTTCTTGCAACCTCCTGCAgttatgtgatatatatatatatataacagtgaACTTCATAGCCTCTTTCTCCCTCTCGTTGACCAGCTGTGGGGTGTGTGGCAAGGACGTCAACCTTGTCGAGTGCTCGTCTAGGAGTATTTGTGGCag ggttttgaagagTGGTCAGAAGAGTACCTGGTTTTATCCTTCAAAAAGGCATAAG CTCCTAACTCAAAAAGGCAAAACTTGA
- the LOC120266696 gene encoding uncharacterized protein LOC120266696 isoform X5 produces MGGIKPLLPPLKVFFPVIGSKCPRSPPVAIIAYIKTSECRHLLTCKRCGGARHKATTYRVELPSPQGADKHDQSNCEHPRSCNLLQLCDIYIYITVNFIASFSLSLTSCGVCGKDVNLVECSSRSICGRVLKSGQKSTWFYPSKRHKG; encoded by the exons ATGGGAGGGATAAAGCCACTCCTCCCCCCCCTCAAGGTTTTTTTTCCCGTGATTGGCAGCAAATGTCCTCGTTCTCCTCCGGTTGCAATCATTGCCTACATTAAAACCTCTGAGTGTCGCCATCTTCTTACATGCAAACGTTGCGGAGGTGCTAGGCACAAGGCAACAACCTACAGAGTGGAACTCCCTTCGCCCCAAGGCGCAGACAAGCATGACCAAAG CAACTGTGAGCACCCACGTTCTTGCAACCTCCTGCAgttatgtgatatatatatatatataacagtgaACTTCATAGCCTCTTTCTCCCTCTCGTTGACCAGCTGTGGGGTGTGTGGCAAGGACGTCAACCTTGTCGAGTGCTCGTCTAGGAGTATTTGTGGCag ggttttgaagagTGGTCAGAAGAGTACCTGGTTTTATCCTTCAAAAAGGCATAAG GGTTAA
- the LOC120266746 gene encoding uncharacterized protein LOC120266746, translating into MGQMLANLNALFGRSLGAAVVTQRGNPNLADIRDANSLLNDLYLHEPPAMGRRFTWTNGQENPIWVKLDRFLVNRARVDRFPRLIQNCLPRLGSDHVPIRLEVGMHCSKPRSFRFENVWTTVDGFADLVSRWWAGPVPNELIDVIKETRALSAIETTQERDLLDSLAGIRRQEEVYWKQRSRLQWLKEGDENTRYFHTVANGRKNINFIPDINDGSSTFTDAKDIGKVFEQRFRALFGQRRPFRFKVDLDNLFKNKASVDLSFLELPFTIEEVKRAVFDLGSDKAPGPDGFPMSFFKTFWETVKGEIWQLCEDFYTGKANLERINWASIVLIPKVLCPSSPGDYRPISLINSSLKVISKILASRLSMVMDSLVDHAQSAFLKGRCILDNIAMTEEAIFSIHKRRLMGHILKVDFAKAFDSVDWDFLLELLKARGFGPKWLGWISSILGSSKATILINGSPSGYVRYQRGLRQGDPLSPMHFVLVSDVLCTMFDNALNSKILIGVPLGEQGSICNLHYADDLLVMTVGGAEDLRLIKLILLIFEGPSGLETNFSKTCLYTTNLHQLPQACEANTVNCDVGLLPVTYLGIPISGRRSRKQDWESLVTKVRGRLSSWKSSYLSMGGRLTLVNSVLSALPTYWMSLFRLPKWVIKAIDRIRRDFLWSSPDIDHPGCRLVAWKNICRAKEQGGWGILDLSTFNLSLLGKWRWKMMGCVSVQVKSGFESLFWKDRWLNGLVPMNIWPDEFLASTIPHRTVRELVLLLEKPSFVNEPDVVQILSSLNVASMGDNDKKVWGLTSNGVFSVKSFYGSLNDGGLRCPIANTFWKGPCPKKVNIFNWLAWKNKILSLENLAKRRCNRLPNDMCVLCHADVESTDHLFLKCHFSREVWAYLCRFLQFPELPQSMDQLWSVWRSALRPAARVFGDLFVKAYVWSIWLSRNDCIFANKCHSPLDVVMKSTQLLLSWYSAAPEGVREKIGDLISSIRRSLEFVGPRTVGMEGTPLLEVDQSGGEE; encoded by the exons ATGGGCCAAATGCTCGCCAACTTAAACGCGCTTTTTGGGAGGAGCTTAGGGGCTGCTGTGGTGACCCAG AGGGGGAATCCGAATTTAGCAGACATTAGGGATGCCAACAGCCTTCTGAACGATCTGTACCTTCATGAACCTCCAGCGATGGGGAGGAGGTTCACATGGACCAACGGACAAGAAAACCCTATTTGGGTTAAGTTGGATAGGTTTCTTGTTAATAGGGCCCGTGTCGATCGTTTCCCAAGATTGATTCAGAATTGTCTCCCGAGATTGGGCTCAGATCATGTGCCTATTAGACTTGAGGTGGGGATGCACTGTTCCAAACCCAGATCTTTTCGCTTTGAAAATGTTTGGACTACGGTGGATGGTTTCGCTGATTTGGTATCTAGGTGGTGGGCAGGGCCCGTGCCTAATG AGCTGATTGATGTTATCAAAGAAACGAGGGCCCTTAGTGCTATTGAAACTACCCAGGAACGAGATCTGCTGGATAGTTTGGCTGGAATCCGTAGACAAGAGGAAGTTTACTGGAAGCAGCGGTCTCGCTTACAGTGGCTGAAGGAGGGGGATGAAAATACGAGGTACTTTCATACTGTGGCTAACGGGAGGAAAAACATCAATTTCATCCCCGACATCAATGATGGGTCTTCCACTTTCACCGATGCTAAGGATATTGGCAAAGTTTTTGAGCAGCGGTTCAGGGCCCTGTTCGGACAACGTAGGCCTTTTCGCTTCAAGGTGGATCTAGACAACCTGTTTAAAAACAAAGCCTCAGTGGATTTATCCTTTCTTGAGCTACCTTTTACAATTGAGGAAGTGAAAAGAGCAGTGTTCGACCTGGGAAGTGACAAGGCTCCTGGACCAGATGGGTTCCCAATGTCCTTCTTTAAAACCTTTTGGGAGACTGTTAAAGGGGAGATCTGGCAACTCTGTGAGGATTTCTACACTGGTAAGGCTAACTTGGAACGGATTAATTGGGCTTCCATTGTGCTCATCCCTAAAGTCTTATGTCCATCTTCACCCGGGGATTATAGACCAATTAGCCTAATTAATTCTTCGCTGAAAGTTATCAGTAAGATTTTGGCTTCCCGTCTTAGCATGGTGATGGACTCCTTGGTGGACCACGCGCAATCTGCTTTTCTTAAAGGGAGGTGTATTCTGGATAACATTGCGATGACAGAGGAGGCTATTTTCAGCATTCATAAAAGGAGATTGATGGGTCATATTCTCAAGGTGGACTTTGCTAAAGCTTTTGATTCAGTTGATTGGGACTTCTTGTTGGAGCTCCTTAAGGCCAGGGGTTTTGGACCTAAGTGGTTAGGATGGATTTCTTCGATCCTCGGTTCCTCGAAGGCCACGATTCTGATAAATGGATCCCCTAGCGGTTATGTGAGGTATCAAAGAGGTctgagacaaggtgatcctctgTCGCCGATGCACTTTGTGCTGGTCTCTGATGTGTTGTGCACTATGTTTGATAATGCGCTGAATTCTAAAATTCTAATTGGTGTGCCACTGGGGGAGCAAGGTAGCATTTGTAATTTGCATTATGCCGATGATCTACTGGTTATGACAGTGGGGGGGGCTGAGGATCTCAGATTGATCAAGCTGATCCTTCTTATCTTTGAAGGGCCCTCTGGACTGGAAACTaatttctccaaaacgtgtCTATATACCACCAACTTGCACCAACTTCCTCAAGCTTGTGAGGCTAATACGGTTAACTGTGATGTGGGTCTGCTTCCTGTTACCTACCTGGGAATTCCCATTTCGGGTAGACGATCTCGTAAACAGGATTGGGAGAGTTTGGTAACCAAAGTCAGAGGGAGATTGTCTTCCTGGAAATCTTCCTACCTGTCGATGGGTGGTCGACTCACCCTTGTCAACTCAGTGTTATCGGCGTTACCGACGTACTGGATGTCTTTGTTTAGGTTACCTAAGTGGGTAATCAAGGCAATTGACAGGATTAGAAGAGATTTCCTTTGGTCTAGCCCTGACATTGATCATCCGGGGTGTAGACTTGTGGCTTGGAAGAACATTTGTCGGGCAAAGGAGCAGGGTGGGTGGGGGATTTTGGATCTTTCTACATTTAATCTTTCCCTGCTTGGGAAATGGAGATGGAAGATGAT GGGATGTGTCTCGGTTCAGGTTAAATCGGGTTTTGAGTCGCTATTCTGGAAGGACAGATGGCTCAATGGTCTTGTGCCGATGAACATCTGGCCAGATGAATTCCTTGCATCTACTATACCTCACAGGACGGTGCGGGAGTTGGTTTTGTTACTGGAAAAGCCGTCGTTCGTGAATGAGCCGGATGTTGTGCAAATCCTGTCTAGTCTAAATGTGGCGTCAATGGGGGATAACGATAAAAAGGTGTGGGGACTGACGTCCAATGGCGTCTTCTCGGTCAAGTCTTTCTATGGGTCTTTGAATGATGGCGGTCTCAGATGCCCCATTGCTAATACCTTTTGGAAAGGTCCCTGCCCAAAGAAGGTTAATATTTTTAACTGGCTTGCTTGGAAGAACAAGATTCTCTCCctggaaaatcttgctaagcGTCGCTGCAATCGACTGCCGAATGACATGTGTGTGCTCTGCCATGCCGATGTTGAATCAACGGATCATCTTTTCTTAAAGTGTCATTTCTCTCGGGAGGTGTGGGCTTACCTCTGTCGCTTCCTTCAGTTTCCCGAGCTTCCTCAGTCTATGGATCAATTATGGAGCGTCTGGAGGTCGGCCTTACGGCCTGCGGCTCGGGTGTTTGGGGATTTGTTTGTTAAAGCTTATGTGTGGTCGATTTGGCTTTCGCGGAATGATTGTATCTTTGCTAATAAGTGTCATAGTCCTCTTGATGTTGTGATGAAGTCTACTCAGTTGTTATTATCTTGGTACTCTGCAGCTCCTGAAGGTGTGAGAGAGAAGATTGGTGATCTTATCTCCTCTATCAGACGCAGCTTGGAGTTTGTTGGACCTCGCACCGTGGGGATGGAAGGCACCCCCTTGCTTGAGGTTGATCAGTCCGGCGGGGAGGAGTAG
- the LOC120266748 gene encoding uncharacterized mitochondrial protein AtMg00310-like: protein MSLFRLPCWVVKRIDQIRRDFLWSGSDLEHPGCRLVSWTNLCRPHDQGGWGILGIDTFNQALLRKWWWKFLTFPGWCGSEVIQFNYGMNRWNMFPRLTSRISFFWKGVLNCLPAFRSCIAHNVQSGWETLFWKDQWLDGRAPRFLWQDRFASCLHPNGSIRELSALLEQPPFVCSPLLNLIRDTLRAPNSSAPDKKIWRLTGNGAFSVKSFYYFICDGGVRCPVAKFFWSSICPKKINLFNWLAWKDKILTLENLAKRRCNRPPSSLLQVLLS, encoded by the coding sequence ATGTCATTGTTTCGGTTGCCTTGCTGGGTGGTCAAGCGCATCGACCAAATTAGGCGTGACTTTCTGTGGTCAGGATCTGACTTGGAACATCCCGGGTGTCGATTGGTGAGCTGGACAAACTTGTGTCGCCCGCACGACCAGGGTGGTTGGGGCATCCTTGGAATTGACACTTTTAATCAGGCGCTGCTgaggaaatggtggtggaaattcttaACTTTTCCCGGTTGGTGTGGGTCGgaggttattcaatttaattatggGATGAATCGCTGGAATATGTTCCCCAGGCTTACTAGTCGGATCTCTTTTTTCTGGAAAGGTGTTCTTAATTGCCTGCCGGCGTTTCGTAGCTGTATTGCACATAATGTTCAGTCGGGATGGGAAACGCTTTTTTGGAAAGATCAATGGCTTGACGGTAGAGCTCCTAGGTTCCTGTGGCAGGATAGGTTTGCCAGTTGCCTTCACCCTAACGGTTCAATCCGGGAACTGAGTGCTCTGTTGGAGCAGCCTCCGTTCGTTTGTTCTCCTTTGCTGAATCTGATCAGAGATACTTTGAGGGCCCCTAACAGTTCTGCACCTGACAAGAAAATTTGGAGGCTTACCGGTAATGGCGCGTTCTCTGTGAAATCTTTCTATTACTTCATTTGTGATGGGGGTGTGCGTTGTCCTGTCGCGAAGTTCTTCTGGAGTAGCATCTGCCCAAAGAAGATCAACCTCTTCAATTGGCTAGCGTGGAAGGACAAAATTCTGACATTGGAAAACCTGGCCAAACGAAGATGCAACCGCCCGCCCTCATCGCTACTGCAAGTGCTTTTGTCATGA
- the LOC120266681 gene encoding alpha-terpineol synthase, chloroplastic-like isoform X1 → MTNHSYLLSSSCPPALTSKKNVPFSAVNGSVVACELNNNRKFTIACVSAEQQIRRSAHYQPNQWDYNFTMKSLNSDYDKVKARTSILFAKLKEEVRSLIKQENNLVARLELIDDVERLGLGHHFEEEINDALINSISTKNDNISVVMKQNLHAIALFFRLLRQHGLHVSQDVFSHFKDEKGSFRASLLEKGVQGMLSLYEASFLGFDGEETLEEARYFTSEHLVNLIPCMHPHLKDKVEHSLELPLHWRTPRLEARWYIDQYERSGKMNPSLLKLAKLDFNLVQSTHQMELKKMMEWWKNLGLGEKTGFARDRLLECFFCAAGVVFDPQHGFCREELTKASTLITTLDDVYDVYGSLDELQLFTKSVEKWERDGSEELPEYMKICYNSLYNTAEELANRIQRLEGWDAMPYIGQAWSDLCKAFLIEAEWHHSGHKPSLEEYLNNGWSSVSGHVVMVYVFLLSEQEKTKEALKHLMNYPNLIRSSSMIFRLCNDLATSAAELERGDTQTSIQCYMTEHNITEAEAREEIWNLISRSWKDLNEGLANCSPLSLFFSNAAVNLSRLIHCIYQHGDSHGAPDQEKKNQIKSLFFEPIKFQEDTSLNGQYHNNSII, encoded by the exons ATGACAAACCACAGTTAcctactttcttcttcttgcccTCCCGCTCTCACTAGCAAGAAGAACGTGCCATTCTCTGCTGTAAACGGTTCAGTTGTTGCTTGTGAACTCAACAATAATCGCAAGTTCACCATCGCCTGCGTCTCGGCAGAGCAGCAGATAAGGAGGTCTGCTCATTACCAACCCAATCAATGGGATTACAATTTTACAATGAAGTCATTAAACAGTGACTATGATAAG GTAAAGGCACGTACATCAATATTGTTTGCAAAGCTGAAGGAGGAGGTGAGATCTTTaatcaaacaagaaaataatttgGTGGCTAGACttgagttgattgatgatgTTGAGCGGCTTGGTCTGGGCCATCACTTTGAAGAAGAGATCAACGATGCACTTATAAATTCCATATCTACCAAGAATGATAACATTTCAGTAGTCATGAAGCAAAACCTCCATGCCATTGCTCTGTTCTTCAGATTGCTTAGGCAGCATGGACTCCACGTCTctcaag ACGTATTCAGTCATTTCAAAGATGAGAAAGGGAGTTTCAGAGCGTCTCTTCTTGAGAAGGGTGTGCAGGGGATGTTGAGTTTGTATGAAGCTTCATTCCTTGGTTTTGATGGAGAGGAAACACTAGAAGAGGCAAGATATTTCACTAGCGAACATCTTGTTAATCTTATTCCATGCATGCATCCACACTTGAAGGACAAAGTGGAACATTCACTGGAGCTTCCATTACATTGGAGGACTCCAAGGTTGGAAGCCAGATGGTACATTGACCAGTATGAAAGGTCAGGCAAGATGAATCCTAGTTTGCttaaacttgccaaacttgatTTCAACCTGGTCCAGAGCACACACCAAATGgaactcaagaaaatgatgGA ATGGTGGAAGAATTTGGGACTGGGAGAGAAAACAGGCTTCGCAAGAGATAGACTACTCGAGTGCTTCTTCTGCGCAGCTGGAGTAGTCTTTGATCCACAGCATGGGTTCTGTAGAGAAGAACTTACAAAGGCCAGCACACTGATCACAACGTTGGATGATGTTTATGATGTTTATGGATCATTGGATGAACTTCAACTCTTCACTAAGTCAGTTGAAAAGTGGGAGCGTGATGGAAGTGAAGAACTTCCAGAGTACATGAAAATATGCTACAATTCTCTCTACAACACTGCAGAGGAATTAGCTAATAGAATTCAGAGACTTGAGGGATGGGATGCTATGCCTTATATCGGACAAGCA TGGTCAGATCTATGCAAAGCTTTCTTAATAGAAGCAGAGTGGCATCACAGTGGTCATAAACCAAGCCTTGAGGAGTACCTTAACAATGGTTGGTCATCCGTGTCAGGGCATGTTGTGATGGTGTATGTGTTCCTGTTATCAGAACAGGAGAAAACAAAGGAAGCATTGAAACATTTGATGAACTATCCAAATCTTATCAGGTCTTCCTCCATGATTTTTAGACTATGCAACGATCTCGCAACGTCTGCG GCAGAGTTAGAGAGAGGTGATACTCAAACATCCATACAGTGCTATATGACTGAGCACAACATCACTGAAGCTGAAGCACGTGAAGAAATATGGAATCTAATTAGCAGATCATGGAAAGACCTCAATGAAGGACTTGCCAATTGCAGTCCACTATCATTGTTTTTCAGTAATGCGGCGGTAAATCTTTCAAGGCTGATACATTGTATTTACCAGCATGGTGATAGCCATGGAGCACCAGATCAGGAAAAGAAAAACCAGATCAAATCTCTCTTTTTTGAGCCTATAAAGTTTCAGGAAGATACTTCCTTGAACGGCCAGTATCATAATAATTCCATaatctag
- the LOC120266681 gene encoding alpha-terpineol synthase, chloroplastic-like isoform X2, which translates to MTNHSYLLSSSCPPALTSKKNVPFSAVNGSVVACELNNNRKFTIACVSAEQQIRRSAHYQPNQWDYNFTMKSLNSDYDKVKARTSILFAKLKEEVRSLIKQENNLVARLELIDDVERLGLGHHFEEEINDALINSISTKNDNISVVMKQNLHAIALFFRLLRQHGLHVSQDVFSHFKDEKGSFRASLLEKGVQGMLSLYEASFLGFDGEETLEEARYFTSEHLVNLIPCMHPHLKDKVEHSLELPLHWRTPRLEARWYIDQYERWWKNLGLGEKTGFARDRLLECFFCAAGVVFDPQHGFCREELTKASTLITTLDDVYDVYGSLDELQLFTKSVEKWERDGSEELPEYMKICYNSLYNTAEELANRIQRLEGWDAMPYIGQAWSDLCKAFLIEAEWHHSGHKPSLEEYLNNGWSSVSGHVVMVYVFLLSEQEKTKEALKHLMNYPNLIRSSSMIFRLCNDLATSAAELERGDTQTSIQCYMTEHNITEAEAREEIWNLISRSWKDLNEGLANCSPLSLFFSNAAVNLSRLIHCIYQHGDSHGAPDQEKKNQIKSLFFEPIKFQEDTSLNGQYHNNSII; encoded by the exons ATGACAAACCACAGTTAcctactttcttcttcttgcccTCCCGCTCTCACTAGCAAGAAGAACGTGCCATTCTCTGCTGTAAACGGTTCAGTTGTTGCTTGTGAACTCAACAATAATCGCAAGTTCACCATCGCCTGCGTCTCGGCAGAGCAGCAGATAAGGAGGTCTGCTCATTACCAACCCAATCAATGGGATTACAATTTTACAATGAAGTCATTAAACAGTGACTATGATAAG GTAAAGGCACGTACATCAATATTGTTTGCAAAGCTGAAGGAGGAGGTGAGATCTTTaatcaaacaagaaaataatttgGTGGCTAGACttgagttgattgatgatgTTGAGCGGCTTGGTCTGGGCCATCACTTTGAAGAAGAGATCAACGATGCACTTATAAATTCCATATCTACCAAGAATGATAACATTTCAGTAGTCATGAAGCAAAACCTCCATGCCATTGCTCTGTTCTTCAGATTGCTTAGGCAGCATGGACTCCACGTCTctcaag ACGTATTCAGTCATTTCAAAGATGAGAAAGGGAGTTTCAGAGCGTCTCTTCTTGAGAAGGGTGTGCAGGGGATGTTGAGTTTGTATGAAGCTTCATTCCTTGGTTTTGATGGAGAGGAAACACTAGAAGAGGCAAGATATTTCACTAGCGAACATCTTGTTAATCTTATTCCATGCATGCATCCACACTTGAAGGACAAAGTGGAACATTCACTGGAGCTTCCATTACATTGGAGGACTCCAAGGTTGGAAGCCAGATGGTACATTGACCAGTATGAAAG ATGGTGGAAGAATTTGGGACTGGGAGAGAAAACAGGCTTCGCAAGAGATAGACTACTCGAGTGCTTCTTCTGCGCAGCTGGAGTAGTCTTTGATCCACAGCATGGGTTCTGTAGAGAAGAACTTACAAAGGCCAGCACACTGATCACAACGTTGGATGATGTTTATGATGTTTATGGATCATTGGATGAACTTCAACTCTTCACTAAGTCAGTTGAAAAGTGGGAGCGTGATGGAAGTGAAGAACTTCCAGAGTACATGAAAATATGCTACAATTCTCTCTACAACACTGCAGAGGAATTAGCTAATAGAATTCAGAGACTTGAGGGATGGGATGCTATGCCTTATATCGGACAAGCA TGGTCAGATCTATGCAAAGCTTTCTTAATAGAAGCAGAGTGGCATCACAGTGGTCATAAACCAAGCCTTGAGGAGTACCTTAACAATGGTTGGTCATCCGTGTCAGGGCATGTTGTGATGGTGTATGTGTTCCTGTTATCAGAACAGGAGAAAACAAAGGAAGCATTGAAACATTTGATGAACTATCCAAATCTTATCAGGTCTTCCTCCATGATTTTTAGACTATGCAACGATCTCGCAACGTCTGCG GCAGAGTTAGAGAGAGGTGATACTCAAACATCCATACAGTGCTATATGACTGAGCACAACATCACTGAAGCTGAAGCACGTGAAGAAATATGGAATCTAATTAGCAGATCATGGAAAGACCTCAATGAAGGACTTGCCAATTGCAGTCCACTATCATTGTTTTTCAGTAATGCGGCGGTAAATCTTTCAAGGCTGATACATTGTATTTACCAGCATGGTGATAGCCATGGAGCACCAGATCAGGAAAAGAAAAACCAGATCAAATCTCTCTTTTTTGAGCCTATAAAGTTTCAGGAAGATACTTCCTTGAACGGCCAGTATCATAATAATTCCATaatctag